Proteins encoded together in one Leptospira meyeri window:
- a CDS encoding TetR/AcrR family transcriptional regulator, which yields MPQNLDNLRQFPLKERKFAKTRTNLTFAFLSELETKTFEEIKIKDLCQMAEVSEPTFYNYFPEKGDLILHYIQIWSLQVSVFVQEKNLSESGFGILSALFRYTAKESKKNPRILLEIISFQAKTKKSVQIHRLTSAERVLLFPDISGIESLVADGVEGIIQKAITLAAKNGELPESTNWKSFSLSIASCFFGIPILAFQLNQNLEKLWLDSLQYLWLGAGGIIKS from the coding sequence ATGCCTCAGAATTTGGACAACCTCCGGCAATTTCCATTAAAAGAAAGAAAATTTGCCAAAACAAGGACGAACCTCACCTTCGCCTTTCTCTCCGAACTCGAAACAAAAACTTTTGAAGAAATAAAAATCAAAGATCTCTGTCAAATGGCAGAAGTATCGGAGCCAACGTTCTACAATTATTTTCCTGAAAAAGGAGATCTAATCCTTCACTACATCCAAATTTGGAGTTTACAAGTGTCAGTTTTTGTTCAGGAAAAAAATTTATCTGAATCTGGGTTTGGAATCTTATCTGCTTTATTTCGTTATACGGCTAAAGAGTCCAAAAAAAATCCAAGGATTCTCTTAGAAATTATTTCGTTTCAGGCCAAAACCAAAAAGTCAGTTCAAATTCATCGATTAACTTCCGCTGAACGAGTGTTACTATTCCCTGATATTTCAGGAATTGAAAGTTTAGTTGCTGATGGAGTTGAAGGAATCATCCAGAAAGCAATCACACTCGCTGCAAAAAATGGGGAACTTCCTGAATCTACCAATTGGAAATCTTTTTCTTTGTCCATTGCTTCTTGTTTTTTTGGAATTCCTATATTAGCTTTCCAGTTGAATCAAAACTTGGAAAAACTTTGGTTAGATTCACTTCAATACTTATGGTTGGGTGCAGGTGGGATCATTAAAAGTTAA
- the xerA gene encoding site-specific tyrosine recombinase/integron integrase: protein MTLPALEVQIPDHFPQAMADLFRSYRTYLKIEKNYSEHTLFAYLRDLKFFFEFCLKEEIDILSVDVLDVRAYFADLKSTKKQDKRTQSRKLSSLRTFYKFLFREEKIGANPILQVSFPKTKKKLPKNFTPIETEDILDYEDGEKAEVLGKRDKAIVEVLYSTGLRVFELVNAKLSDLNHELTSLKVMGKRRKERFVFIGEEAQTALRDYLEERGTSDPEEIFLNQRGGKLTTRGIRYILSERRTVMGMEKAITPHKFRHTFATDLLNAGADIRAVQELLGHASLSSTQVYLSVSRDRLKEVYRNAHPHAKK from the coding sequence ATGACCCTGCCAGCTCTTGAAGTCCAAATCCCCGACCATTTTCCCCAAGCCATGGCTGACCTTTTTCGAAGTTACCGAACCTATCTCAAAATTGAAAAAAATTATTCGGAACATACTCTATTTGCCTATTTGCGTGATTTAAAATTTTTCTTTGAGTTTTGTTTGAAAGAGGAAATTGACATTTTGAGTGTAGATGTCCTGGACGTGCGGGCTTATTTTGCAGACTTAAAATCTACGAAAAAACAAGACAAACGAACCCAAAGCCGTAAACTTTCTTCCTTACGAACTTTTTATAAATTTTTATTCCGAGAAGAAAAGATTGGTGCCAACCCCATCTTACAAGTTAGTTTTCCCAAAACAAAAAAGAAGTTACCTAAAAACTTCACTCCGATCGAAACAGAAGACATCCTTGATTATGAAGACGGTGAAAAAGCAGAAGTGCTTGGAAAGAGAGACAAAGCCATCGTTGAAGTATTGTACAGCACTGGCCTTCGTGTATTTGAATTGGTTAATGCCAAATTAAGTGATCTTAACCATGAATTAACTTCGCTCAAAGTGATGGGAAAGAGACGTAAAGAACGTTTTGTATTTATAGGTGAAGAAGCACAAACTGCACTCCGAGATTATTTAGAGGAACGCGGGACATCCGACCCGGAGGAAATTTTTTTAAACCAACGTGGTGGAAAATTAACCACTCGCGGAATTCGTTATATTTTATCAGAACGCAGAACTGTGATGGGAATGGAAAAAGCGATCACTCCCCATAAGTTCCGACATACCTTTGCTACTGATCTTTTGAACGCGGGTGCTGATATTCGCGCCGTACAAGAGTTACTTGGTCACGCTTCTCTATCTTCGACACAAGTATATTTAAGTGTTTCGAGAGACCGGTTGAAGGAAGTGTATCGAAATGCCCATCCTCATGCGAAGAAATAG
- the recA gene encoding recombinase RecA, with the protein MKKEKADKAQEKETDQRKQAIDAALGQIEKQFGKGSIMRLGADTRMAEMNVVSTGSLDLDIALGIGGFPSGRIVEIYGPESSGKTTLTLSAIAETQKKGGIAAFIDAEHALDPSYAKKLGVNVDDLLVAQPDNGEEALEICESLVRSNAIDLIVIDSVAALVPKAEIEGDMGDSHMGLQARLMSQALRKLTGTISKSNTTVIFINQIRMKIGVMFGSPETTTGGNALKFYASIRLDIRRIETLKEKEEPVGNRVRVKVVKNKCAPPFRQAEFDIMYANGINRESSLIDLAVRHDLVAKAGSWYSYGGEKIGQGKEQVKNFFLENPDIAFKIENQVRDLNSLPLMDQSKIQTREVKSIERDPKETKETKSKQPVSFSTEAEVDIAVGE; encoded by the coding sequence ATGAAAAAAGAGAAAGCTGACAAGGCTCAAGAAAAAGAAACCGACCAAAGAAAGCAGGCAATTGATGCAGCGCTCGGCCAAATCGAAAAACAATTCGGTAAGGGTTCCATCATGCGCCTTGGTGCCGATACACGTATGGCAGAAATGAACGTTGTATCCACTGGATCTTTGGATTTAGACATTGCCTTGGGGATAGGCGGGTTTCCTTCCGGTCGTATCGTAGAAATCTACGGACCAGAATCTTCTGGTAAAACAACACTCACTCTTTCTGCGATTGCAGAAACGCAAAAAAAAGGAGGCATTGCTGCCTTCATTGATGCGGAACATGCTTTAGATCCATCTTATGCTAAAAAATTAGGGGTCAATGTAGACGACCTACTGGTTGCCCAACCAGATAATGGGGAAGAGGCTCTGGAAATTTGTGAATCACTCGTTCGTTCCAACGCCATCGATCTCATCGTCATCGACTCTGTAGCCGCACTTGTTCCTAAGGCCGAGATCGAAGGAGATATGGGAGATTCTCACATGGGACTCCAAGCGCGTCTGATGTCCCAAGCCCTCCGTAAACTCACGGGAACCATTTCAAAATCCAATACCACTGTCATCTTCATCAACCAAATCCGTATGAAGATTGGGGTTATGTTTGGAAGTCCTGAAACCACTACTGGTGGAAACGCGTTAAAATTCTATGCTTCCATTCGATTGGACATTCGTCGCATCGAAACTCTAAAAGAAAAAGAAGAACCTGTTGGTAACCGTGTGCGAGTGAAAGTTGTAAAAAACAAATGCGCTCCTCCTTTCCGACAAGCAGAGTTTGACATCATGTATGCGAACGGAATCAACAGAGAAAGTTCTCTCATTGATCTAGCGGTTCGCCACGACCTAGTTGCAAAAGCAGGTTCTTGGTATTCTTACGGTGGAGAGAAAATCGGACAAGGAAAGGAACAAGTGAAAAACTTTTTTCTCGAAAATCCAGATATCGCATTTAAAATTGAAAACCAAGTTCGAGATCTCAATAGCCTCCCACTCATGGACCAATCCAAAATCCAAACCAGAGAAGTGAAATCCATTGAAAGGGACCCTAAGGAAACTAAAGAAACAAAATCTAAACAACCTGTTAGTTTCTCTACCGAAGCAGAAGTAGATATTGCTGTTGGAGAATAA
- a CDS encoding response regulator — translation MVPNSIDQLIQEVESQATELSKDEKVYKIVMVDDIKSISSSMKRELTFVSRKLDNVKLSIVDIQDPEIAYEYLQKCKPDLLISDVKMPYLTGDKLVEAVKKLYPDLPVIVVTGFATKENILSVYKSDKNSIILSKPWEPERLVGAVNQMLGTNFQWND, via the coding sequence ATGGTTCCGAATAGTATAGACCAATTGATACAAGAGGTAGAGTCCCAGGCAACGGAACTTTCAAAAGACGAGAAAGTTTATAAAATAGTAATGGTAGATGATATAAAATCAATTTCATCTTCCATGAAACGAGAGTTAACCTTTGTTTCTCGTAAATTAGATAATGTCAAATTGTCTATTGTCGATATTCAAGATCCGGAAATTGCCTATGAATATTTACAAAAGTGTAAACCTGATCTTCTGATTTCTGACGTTAAGATGCCATACCTAACGGGCGATAAATTAGTGGAAGCGGTAAAGAAGCTATATCCAGATTTACCAGTGATTGTTGTAACAGGCTTTGCCACTAAGGAAAACATTCTATCCGTTTATAAATCGGATAAAAATAGTATCATTTTATCAAAGCCATGGGAACCGGAAAGGCTCGTTGGTGCCGTAAATCAAATGTTAGGAACTAATTTTCAGTGGAATGATTGA
- a CDS encoding ATP-binding protein has product MEISEAIDKVLNAKKELEAAWDGNPLPSFVLDNHLKILRCNASATELFQTSFFHLLGKDFVALFWKEEIQEEIRYSLVRRSEKSSFPVILSRLEGSFQLLSQSISEDRSVVYIVNLDTIRVPENREEEVRLKLALESGQSGVWDFSLRLGKAYFSPEYSRMLGFEPERFPQNFSHWETLVHWEDREQIRSLFENYLNGSLDSHDLEIRMFTRSGKTIWVWSRGKVVERDENDLPVRVIGTHIDITERKKTEIRTEAVIEIGQKSSLMEREESILLLALRYSLQLTESNWGVVRICRDGVVVRESGLYTMRDQSNSVFMPIDSTTVLPGTIRELPLKFNIKDNESVELTLYNKRTEYESIDFKEVELLGTELVHILIRKRTEDLLLASEWNLQSIVECSPNGILILVEGNIQFYNRSSEILLSQNKNQMRNKKVSEIFGFLNGEDPFEFIQSLSNNGFAPDQNVVEKNIILSNGQKKWISFWAIEIIYNGEVSILVYLNDLSKSKDTEIQLLQSEKLATIGQLAAGVAHEINNPMAFISSNLETMKRYHKQLAVVMENVHSVLKKNNTDPTISKILTDWDRFDLSNVLSDTSDILEESIDGASRVVEIVRNIKSFAHVNKEESFIQCNLNEIINSAINISHHNIKYDSVVEFSFDKHLPEIPCHPQEIGQVIINLLVNAGHAIEEKKNHGLFPDTQGEKPGKIEIKTRCICSENNQQFAEIKIKDNGIGIPEDIQSRIFDPFFSTKETGEGTGLGLSISMDIIRKHKGKIDVESIRCEGTTFSILLPTNLED; this is encoded by the coding sequence ATGGAAATCAGCGAGGCTATCGATAAAGTACTAAATGCAAAGAAGGAGTTGGAAGCTGCCTGGGATGGGAACCCATTACCTTCTTTTGTTTTAGACAATCATCTTAAGATCCTCAGATGCAATGCTTCTGCAACGGAACTTTTTCAGACATCTTTTTTTCATCTCTTAGGTAAGGATTTCGTTGCACTATTTTGGAAAGAAGAAATCCAAGAGGAGATCCGTTACTCTTTGGTTCGTCGGTCAGAAAAGTCCTCTTTCCCGGTTATCTTGTCTCGTTTGGAGGGTTCCTTCCAATTACTTTCTCAATCCATTTCGGAAGACCGGAGCGTTGTATACATTGTAAATCTAGATACAATTCGTGTTCCTGAAAATCGAGAGGAAGAGGTTCGACTTAAATTAGCATTAGAAAGTGGGCAAAGTGGCGTTTGGGATTTTTCTCTTCGTCTTGGTAAGGCTTATTTTAGCCCAGAATATTCGAGGATGTTAGGGTTTGAACCGGAACGTTTCCCGCAAAATTTTTCACATTGGGAGACATTGGTCCACTGGGAAGACCGTGAACAAATTCGATCCTTATTTGAAAACTATCTGAACGGTTCCCTTGATTCTCATGATTTAGAAATTCGAATGTTTACTAGATCTGGAAAAACCATCTGGGTTTGGAGTCGTGGTAAGGTAGTGGAAAGAGACGAAAATGATCTACCAGTTCGTGTGATTGGAACTCATATTGATATAACAGAACGTAAAAAAACAGAAATCAGAACTGAAGCTGTGATTGAGATCGGTCAAAAAAGTTCTCTTATGGAAAGAGAGGAAAGCATTTTACTTTTGGCGTTACGTTATTCCTTACAACTAACGGAAAGTAATTGGGGTGTTGTTCGTATTTGTCGCGACGGAGTTGTCGTTAGAGAATCTGGGCTTTATACGATGAGAGACCAATCTAATTCAGTCTTTATGCCCATAGATTCCACAACTGTATTACCTGGCACGATTCGGGAATTACCCCTTAAATTCAATATAAAAGACAATGAATCGGTAGAATTAACTCTTTATAATAAAAGAACAGAGTATGAGAGTATCGATTTTAAAGAAGTGGAATTGCTTGGTACAGAACTAGTTCATATACTCATTCGCAAAAGAACTGAAGATTTGCTTTTAGCAAGTGAGTGGAATTTGCAATCAATCGTTGAATGTTCTCCGAATGGAATATTAATTTTGGTTGAAGGTAATATCCAATTTTATAATCGAAGTTCTGAAATCCTTCTTTCGCAGAACAAAAATCAGATGAGAAATAAAAAAGTGTCTGAGATTTTTGGTTTTTTGAATGGGGAAGATCCTTTTGAATTTATTCAATCTCTTTCGAATAACGGATTTGCTCCTGATCAAAACGTTGTAGAAAAAAATATAATTCTTTCGAATGGCCAAAAAAAATGGATTAGTTTTTGGGCGATAGAGATCATATATAATGGAGAAGTTTCTATTTTAGTTTATCTAAATGATCTTTCAAAGTCAAAAGATACAGAGATACAATTGTTACAAAGTGAAAAGTTGGCAACCATCGGTCAATTGGCTGCGGGAGTAGCGCATGAGATAAACAATCCAATGGCGTTTATTTCAAGTAATTTGGAAACGATGAAGCGGTATCACAAACAGCTTGCGGTAGTAATGGAAAATGTCCATTCGGTGCTTAAAAAAAATAATACGGATCCTACGATATCAAAAATTCTAACTGATTGGGATCGTTTTGATCTATCGAATGTTCTTTCTGATACATCTGATATTTTGGAGGAGTCAATTGACGGTGCTAGTCGTGTGGTTGAAATCGTTCGTAATATTAAAAGTTTTGCTCATGTAAATAAAGAAGAAAGTTTTATACAGTGTAATTTGAACGAGATAATCAATTCCGCCATTAATATTAGTCATCATAATATAAAATACGATAGTGTGGTTGAGTTTTCTTTTGATAAACATCTACCTGAAATACCGTGTCATCCACAAGAGATTGGTCAGGTGATTATTAATTTACTTGTGAATGCTGGCCACGCAATCGAAGAAAAGAAAAACCATGGTTTATTTCCTGACACGCAGGGGGAAAAACCAGGAAAAATTGAAATCAAAACTAGATGTATTTGTTCTGAGAATAACCAACAATTTGCTGAAATTAAAATTAAAGATAACGGGATAGGAATTCCAGAAGACATTCAGTCAAGAATCTTTGATCCATTTTTTTCAACCAAGGAAACTGGGGAAGGAACGGGTCTTGGTTTGTCCATCAGTATGGATATCATTCGAAAACATAAAGGAAAAATAGATGTAGAAAGTATACGTTGTGAAGGCACAACTTTTTCGATATTGTTACCAACAAATCTGGAGGATTAG
- a CDS encoding aldo/keto reductase, with protein sequence MTNLKISSALKSNQSVSVPQLGLGVWKARPKECLDAVKSALSLGYRHIDTAAIYGNESEVGAAIRESGVKRSDIFLVTKLWNADQGYDSALRAIDVSLNKLDTEYIDMYLIHFPVSGKRNESWKALEKIKADGKAKSIGVSNFMVSHLEELLKETGTVPAMNQVEYHPFLQDIELKEYCLKKGIILEAYSPLAHGQKLEDPRITKLANRYQKSNAQILIRWSLQAGHVVIPKSKNPIRIKENANVFDFVLSDEDMLEISSWNENFRTCWDPTTVD encoded by the coding sequence ATGACAAATCTTAAAATTTCTTCTGCTTTGAAATCCAACCAATCGGTTTCCGTCCCCCAGTTGGGACTTGGAGTTTGGAAAGCTCGTCCGAAAGAATGCCTGGATGCGGTAAAATCAGCTTTATCTTTAGGATACCGCCATATTGATACGGCTGCTATCTATGGAAATGAGTCGGAAGTGGGTGCTGCAATCAGAGAAAGCGGTGTGAAGCGCAGTGATATTTTTCTTGTAACAAAACTTTGGAATGCTGACCAAGGTTATGATTCCGCCTTACGTGCGATAGATGTTTCGTTAAATAAATTGGATACTGAATATATTGATATGTATTTAATTCATTTCCCCGTCTCAGGGAAAAGAAACGAATCTTGGAAGGCTTTAGAAAAGATAAAAGCAGATGGAAAAGCGAAATCCATTGGGGTCAGTAATTTTATGGTTTCACACCTGGAAGAACTATTAAAAGAAACCGGGACAGTACCTGCAATGAATCAAGTGGAATATCATCCTTTTTTACAAGACATCGAGTTAAAAGAGTATTGTTTAAAAAAAGGAATTATACTCGAGGCGTACAGTCCTCTTGCTCACGGGCAAAAGTTAGAAGATCCTCGGATCACGAAATTGGCAAATCGTTATCAAAAATCAAATGCTCAAATATTAATCCGTTGGTCTTTACAAGCAGGTCATGTGGTAATTCCAAAATCAAAAAATCCTATTCGTATTAAAGAAAATGCGAATGTATTTGATTTTGTTTTATCGGACGAAGATATGTTGGAAATTTCCAGTTGGAATGAAAACTTCCGAACTTGTTGGGATCCCACCACTGTGGATTGA
- a CDS encoding ATP-dependent Clp protease ATP-binding subunit, with product MKQYDSNVQGALDIAQTEAMRRQNTEITPYHLVWGFMTLPTSVSGKTLIKYKSTVDEFLKKQARASGEIPFESLRTSPKLAQWFTMASSRAAENGREELKEADFLKFLPQVLPELKINYEDLQVKETDEEVPNFLVNLNDLAREGKLDPVIGRSKEIRSVMEILGRRSKNNPVLVGSAGVGKTAIVEGLAEQIVKGRVPDVLKGKTIYSLDMGQLMAGTKYRGEFEEKLTALLRYIKGQSGEAILFIDEIHQLVGAGKTDGAMDAANLLKPALARGELHCIGATTQDEFQKYILGDQALERRFRAVPVNEPSKEDAIEILMGIRDKHEIHHGIKISDEAIYASVLLSDQYITDKFLPDKAIDLVDEAASALKLSAEAMPTELVELESEIRSKKIFAQVEKKNEEILTEIESLEKKFEAGKALWEKEVNSLKQIASIKNKIDRVKFDLDAAQQRADYTEASRLKYAVLPELEKELSNFQNSWILERNHIAAVISRQTGIPVEKILKTKQDNLLHLEEDLNTVVYGQKESIREIADTLLTSYAGISSESRPLGSFLLKGPTGVGKTETAKAVAKFLFDQETNLVRLDLSEYSEKHSVAKLIGAPAGYVGYDEGGILTEAIRRKPYSVVLFDEVEKAHPDFSDILLQILDEGRLTDNKGRTINFKNTIVILTTNSKNIEMDFKPEVLGRLDAILTYHSLDSSIMEKLIEKQVRQLNERLKVKGIVIKLSESTEHILREQGFDPKFGARPLGSVFNRIVNRPLAKEILAGSIGEGTYRADWNGEQLQFASIPEPVGSKR from the coding sequence ATGAAACAGTATGATTCCAACGTCCAAGGAGCTTTGGACATTGCGCAAACAGAGGCCATGAGGAGACAGAATACAGAAATTACTCCTTACCATTTGGTTTGGGGATTTATGACCCTACCGACTTCCGTTTCGGGCAAAACATTAATTAAGTATAAATCAACAGTAGATGAATTTTTAAAAAAGCAGGCCCGCGCCTCTGGAGAGATTCCCTTTGAGTCCCTAAGGACCTCACCCAAGTTGGCCCAATGGTTTACAATGGCATCCTCTCGCGCTGCCGAAAATGGGCGAGAGGAGCTGAAAGAGGCTGACTTTCTTAAATTTTTGCCGCAGGTCCTTCCTGAGTTAAAGATCAATTATGAAGATTTACAAGTGAAGGAAACAGATGAAGAGGTACCTAACTTTCTCGTGAATTTGAATGATTTGGCAAGGGAAGGAAAATTAGATCCTGTCATTGGAAGGAGTAAAGAAATTCGTTCAGTGATGGAGATTCTTGGCCGAAGGTCAAAAAACAATCCTGTGTTAGTTGGTAGTGCAGGTGTTGGTAAAACTGCAATTGTGGAAGGATTAGCAGAGCAGATAGTCAAAGGTAGAGTGCCAGACGTACTCAAAGGAAAAACCATTTACTCTTTGGATATGGGCCAACTGATGGCTGGAACAAAATATCGTGGTGAGTTTGAAGAAAAGTTAACTGCTTTACTTCGTTATATCAAAGGACAATCGGGAGAAGCCATCCTCTTTATTGATGAGATTCACCAATTGGTGGGTGCTGGTAAAACCGATGGGGCTATGGATGCCGCCAATCTTTTGAAACCGGCTTTGGCGCGTGGCGAATTACATTGTATTGGTGCAACCACTCAGGATGAATTTCAAAAATACATTTTGGGAGACCAAGCATTAGAAAGAAGGTTCCGTGCAGTTCCAGTCAATGAACCTAGCAAAGAAGATGCTATTGAAATTCTTATGGGTATCCGCGATAAACATGAAATTCATCACGGGATAAAAATTTCTGATGAAGCAATTTATGCATCAGTGCTTTTGTCTGACCAATATATTACCGATAAATTTTTACCAGATAAAGCAATTGATTTGGTAGATGAAGCTGCATCTGCTTTAAAACTTTCGGCTGAGGCAATGCCTACGGAACTTGTAGAGTTGGAAAGTGAAATTCGTTCCAAAAAAATCTTTGCTCAAGTAGAAAAGAAAAACGAAGAGATTTTAACGGAAATCGAAAGTTTAGAAAAAAAATTCGAAGCTGGTAAAGCTCTTTGGGAAAAAGAAGTAAACTCTTTAAAACAAATTGCTTCTATCAAAAATAAAATCGATCGAGTGAAGTTTGATTTGGATGCAGCCCAACAAAGAGCAGACTATACAGAAGCTTCCCGTTTGAAATATGCAGTCCTTCCTGAATTGGAAAAAGAACTAAGCAATTTCCAAAATAGTTGGATTTTAGAAAGAAATCACATAGCGGCTGTTATTTCGCGACAAACTGGGATTCCGGTAGAAAAGATCCTAAAAACGAAACAGGATAATTTGCTTCATTTAGAAGAAGATTTGAATACTGTCGTTTATGGTCAGAAAGAATCCATTCGAGAGATTGCAGATACTCTTCTTACTTCTTATGCAGGAATATCTTCAGAATCAAGACCACTTGGATCTTTTTTGCTAAAAGGACCTACTGGTGTAGGAAAAACCGAAACGGCCAAAGCAGTTGCAAAATTTCTGTTCGATCAGGAAACCAATTTAGTACGTCTAGATCTCAGCGAGTATTCGGAAAAACATTCTGTTGCGAAACTCATTGGGGCACCTGCTGGTTACGTTGGTTATGATGAAGGCGGAATTCTTACAGAAGCAATTCGAAGAAAGCCATACTCAGTAGTTCTCTTTGATGAAGTGGAAAAAGCACATCCTGATTTTTCTGACATACTACTTCAAATTTTGGATGAAGGTAGATTAACAGATAACAAAGGTAGAACTATAAATTTTAAAAATACCATTGTCATTTTGACTACAAATTCGAAAAACATTGAGATGGATTTTAAGCCAGAAGTTTTGGGACGATTGGATGCGATTCTAACCTATCATTCGTTAGATTCTTCGATCATGGAAAAACTAATCGAAAAACAAGTTCGTCAGTTGAATGAACGATTGAAGGTAAAAGGGATTGTCATCAAACTTTCGGAAAGCACTGAACATATTTTGCGAGAACAAGGTTTTGACCCAAAATTTGGTGCAAGACCCCTTGGAAGTGTATTCAACCGAATTGTCAATCGTCCTTTAGCGAAAGAAATTTTAGCAGGTTCCATCGGCGAAGGAACTTATCGAGCCGATTGGAATGGGGAACAATTACAATTTGCATCCATTCCCGAGCCTGTCGGATCCAAACGATAG
- a CDS encoding SpoIIE family protein phosphatase, translated as MFRNWLSFFLNLSKFPSNEAGRNCQNQKADQVLPSLRTRKYWILLFASIFWFHSPLWAFPLSIEESKNYRDIGKYFEYVVVPEQESSLDRVLREDTVWRPNPKATISFSQVKDPLWLRITLIHYGNLPHTFFLHFSSPVVDVFELHAQVKGNWITQVSGEQVLQRNKPIYSHIPAFPMTLSPDETRTIYVKINSANPIFNFVSIYNSRSFIAFSKKQDIFFAAYFGAGFMMFLFSLFLANTLRYRKFFFYFFYLATVLLINSFSTGFMQYIEIGNSHTWKNYLFPITIYLTSVFGLLFTIEFLETEKNFPKVNKLAKGFILLLISLIFTIFFLELRSFIQLGVSLVIIPILLVLFISLMAVIKSKKKLEVILFLLAFGSILLGGALNTLTVQGFIKPIHLSSYSLPLGSAIEVFFLSMALVLKVSDYRKATEEKQELDLQLKIAQKLQSGLLPQKRTHANGYALGFRYSPASDIGGDFVQFIVKENEIGLFLCDVSGHGIPAAMIASMTKVSLQIWDDSLERPAYAAERIRLSLLSSLSGHFLSAFFVYLHPEKNIMKIANAGHHPMIFLDRNGHIEHITSPGRAINEYIEAQVIEKTLPLPKSGTLILFTDGVIEARNSTTGELFGEERFLAILQTLADKDPQTICDQVITEVEKFQKSKRSDDDITILAISLDKET; from the coding sequence ATGTTTCGAAACTGGCTTTCTTTTTTCCTCAATCTATCTAAATTTCCTTCAAACGAGGCCGGAAGGAACTGCCAAAATCAAAAAGCGGACCAGGTTCTGCCTTCACTAAGAACCCGAAAGTATTGGATTCTCCTCTTTGCTAGCATTTTCTGGTTTCATTCCCCTCTTTGGGCCTTTCCTCTTTCCATCGAAGAATCAAAAAACTACAGGGACATAGGCAAATATTTTGAGTATGTCGTAGTTCCTGAACAAGAATCTAGTTTGGACAGAGTTTTAAGAGAGGATACTGTTTGGCGACCAAATCCGAAAGCAACTATCTCTTTTTCACAAGTGAAAGATCCGCTTTGGTTGAGAATTACATTGATCCACTATGGAAATTTACCCCATACCTTTTTTTTGCACTTTTCAAGTCCAGTCGTAGATGTTTTTGAACTACATGCACAAGTGAAAGGAAACTGGATTACACAAGTTTCCGGAGAACAAGTTCTACAAAGAAACAAACCGATATACTCCCACATACCCGCATTCCCGATGACTCTCTCACCCGATGAGACACGAACGATATACGTAAAAATTAATTCAGCAAATCCAATCTTTAATTTTGTTTCTATTTATAATTCACGAAGTTTCATCGCCTTTTCGAAAAAACAAGATATATTCTTCGCTGCATATTTTGGCGCAGGTTTTATGATGTTTTTATTCAGTCTGTTCTTAGCGAATACTTTGCGTTACCGGAAATTTTTCTTTTACTTCTTCTATTTAGCAACGGTTCTCTTGATTAATTCGTTTTCCACTGGATTTATGCAATACATTGAAATTGGAAATTCGCATACTTGGAAAAATTATTTATTTCCGATCACGATCTATTTGACTTCTGTCTTTGGCCTACTTTTTACTATAGAATTTTTAGAAACTGAAAAAAACTTTCCCAAGGTCAACAAACTTGCAAAAGGTTTTATCCTATTATTAATCTCATTAATCTTTACAATCTTTTTCTTAGAGTTAAGAAGCTTCATCCAGTTAGGTGTTTCTCTTGTAATCATTCCTATTTTACTAGTCCTCTTCATTTCTCTTATGGCAGTGATCAAAAGTAAGAAAAAACTAGAAGTGATTCTTTTCCTACTTGCTTTTGGTTCCATTCTTCTTGGAGGCGCATTGAATACCTTGACTGTTCAGGGTTTCATCAAACCCATTCATTTATCTTCCTATTCATTGCCATTAGGCTCCGCCATAGAAGTATTCTTTTTGTCAATGGCCTTGGTTCTAAAGGTTTCTGATTACAGAAAAGCAACAGAAGAAAAACAAGAATTAGACCTCCAGTTAAAAATTGCTCAGAAACTCCAAAGTGGACTTTTACCACAAAAAAGAACACATGCAAATGGTTATGCTTTAGGGTTTCGTTATTCACCCGCATCCGATATTGGTGGTGACTTTGTTCAATTCATTGTCAAAGAAAATGAAATAGGTCTATTTCTCTGCGATGTTTCTGGCCATGGAATTCCTGCTGCAATGATAGCATCCATGACAAAAGTTTCCCTTCAAATCTGGGATGATTCACTCGAAAGGCCAGCCTATGCAGCGGAACGAATCCGTTTATCTCTTCTTAGTTCTCTTTCAGGACATTTCTTAAGTGCCTTTTTTGTTTATCTACATCCAGAAAAAAACATCATGAAGATTGCCAATGCTGGCCACCACCCGATGATTTTTTTAGATCGGAATGGACATATAGAACATATCACAAGTCCAGGGCGGGCGATTAACGAATACATCGAAGCTCAAGTAATCGAAAAAACACTACCTCTCCCTAAATCCGGTACATTGATTTTATTTACTGATGGTGTGATTGAAGCAAGAAATTCGACAACGGGTGAACTTTTTGGAGAAGAAAGGTTTCTCGCCATTTTACAAACATTAGCCGACAAAGACCCGCAGACGATCTGTGACCAAGTGATCACAGAAGTAGAAAAATTCCAAAAGTCAAAACGTTCGGACGACGACATTACAATATTAGCCATCTCTTTAGATAAAGAAACTTAA